GATCGACGTCAGTGCCCGGCCTCGCCGCCAAGCCGATCGTCGACATCCTGCTCGAAGTGCCGGATTCCGACGACGAGGACAACTACCTGCCGGATCTGGAGGCGGCCGGCTACCGGCTCGTCATCCGCGAACCGGATTGGGAGAAGCACCGCTGCTTCAAGGGGCCGGACACCAACGTCAACCTGCACGTTCACTCACCGGGAAACGGTCAGACCGAACGGTATCTGCTGTTCCGGGACCGGCTGCGCAGCCATCCCGAAGAACTCGCCCGGTACCTGGGGGAGAAGCGCCGGCTCGCCGCGCAGGTGTGGGAGTACGTGCAGAACTACGCCGACGCCAAGAACGACGTCATCGACGAGATCATCGACCGCGCACGCGCGGCGCAGTACGACCGATTCGGCGCGGCGTATGCGAAACACGCGGCGACGAGCGTCACGAACGCGTTGTACGACCGGCCGGCGATCCTCTCGCTGGCCGGTCCGGTGGCGGGCAAGAGCGTGCTGGACGTCGGCTGCGCGGCCGGGCACCTCAGCGCGAAGCTCGCCGCGGCGGGAGCGGACGTGCTGGGAGTAGACGCGAGCGAAGCGATGATTTCCCTGGCCCGCAAGGAGTTCGGCGAGGCGGCCCGATTCGAGGTGGCCGATGTCGCACATCCACTGTCCATTCCGGACAGTTCGATCGACGTCGTCACCGCGTCGCTGGTTCTGCACTACTTGGAAGACTGGACGGCGACGCTCGCCGAGCTGCGCCGGGTGCTGCGGCCGGGCGGGCTCTTCGTGTTCTCGGTGCACCATCCGGGCGAGGACTGGCACTGGTTCGAGCGGACGAACTACTTCGAACGAGAACTGCTGGACGACGAATTCCCGCTCGGTGACCTCCGGCACCGGGTGCAGTTCTACCGGCGGCCACTGAGCTGGACTTTCGACGCGGTCCGCGACGCGGGCTTCGCGGTCGACCGGCTGGTCGAGCCGGAACCGCTGCCGAAAGCCGACGAAGCGGATCCGCGGGTGGCGCGGTCCCTGCGGGAAAAGCCACGGTTCCTCTATTTCCGGTGCGAGGCCGGGTAGCGTGGGCGCATGAAGATCGCGGTCCTCGACGACTACCAGAACGTGGCACTCGAGTGTGCGGACTGGACTTCGCTCGATGCGGAGATCGAGGTGTTCTCCGAGCCGTTCGCCGGGCCGGACGAGGCGGTCGCGCGGCTGGCCGGGTTTGACGTGGTGGTCGCGATGCGCGAGCGCACACCGTTCCCGGCGGCGGTGCTGGACCGGTTGCCCGCGTTGAAGCTGCTGGTCAGCACCGGTCGCCGGAATGCCGCGATCGACCTGGACGCGGCCCGGCGCAACGGCGTCGTCGTGTCGGCGACCGGCGCGCTGGCGTATCCGACGGTGGAACACGCGTGGGCGCTGATCCTGGCGGGTGCGCGGAATCTTCCGGTGGAGTTCCGTTCGATGCGCGAGGGCGGGTGGCAGATCGGTCTCGGCATGGGGTTGCGGGACAAGACGCTCGGCCTGCTCGGCCTCGGCCGGCTGGGCGCGGAAGTGGCCCGGATCGGGCTGGCGTTCGGGATGAGGCCCATCGCATGGAGCCAGCACCTCACTCAGGAGCGTGCCGCGGAGCATGGCGTGACCGCGGTATCCAAAGAGGACCTGTTTGCGCAGGCGGACGTGTTGTCGGTCCACTTGGTGCTGTCCGAGCGGACGCGCGGGCTGGTCGGCGCGGCCGAGTTCGCGGCGATGAAGCCGAGCGCGTTGCTGGTGAACACTTCGCGCGGGCCGATCGTGGACGAAGCGGCGTTGGTGGATGCCTTGCGGCGCAAGGAGATCGCCGCGGCCGCGCTGGACGTTTACGACGTCGAGCCATTGCCGGCGGAGCATCCGTTGCGGGCGTTGGACAATGCGATTCTGACTCCGCATATCGGGTATGTGAGCCGGGAGACGTACGAGGTCTTCTACGGCGGTGCGGTGCAGGACATCGCCGCGTTCCAGACCGGCTCGCCGATCAACGTGCTGAACTGAGCTCTCCTGCCGCGGCCGGATTTCCCGGCCGCGGCAGGGATCGGCTACCGGACAGAGAGGAGGCTCGGATGCTGGACGCCGATCTGTCCACGCTCTGGCGGCAGCAGTGGCGCGGGTGCCCGCCGCTGGCCTACCACTTGAAACACGCCTACCCCGGCCGGTGGGTGCGTTTCCACAGCCTTCCCGAGTCCAAACGCTACCCGGGCACCGAGGTGGAATACGAGATCGTGCTCGATCGGCACAACACGGTTTTGGCCGAATTGTTTCGCGGTCAGCAGGTTTGGATCGGCACTGCCGTGTTTACGCACGCAGCGGAGCCTCCGGCGCTGGCAGTCCGGTCTCGTAGACGTCCTTCTCCGCGCGGTTGCCGACGAAGTCACTGTCAATGTGATGATCGCGAGCCTGTCCTTCGACCGGGTGTATCACCCGTACGACGGCGGTGCAGACGTGCTGGTGGCCACCGCCGGCGAACGGGACGAGCTGAAGCGGCGGCATGTCGACTGGCTCTCCGCCCACCCCTCGGGTTTCTGAGCGCCCGTAGGAGATCTTGCAGCCGTTGAAGACGGTGATTCGAATGCCCGGCGAAGCGTCCGCGCGGATCCGCAAGTTCGAGCAGACAAGGGCAGACAAGGGCCGGCCCTCCGCCGCGCGGTCCATGAGCTCAGCGAAGCGAAAGCTCGTTCCAGATCACGGAAACGCCCGCACCACTGGCGGATAGACCGTCCCTTCCGGCGGCAGGGTCAGGTCTGCGAAATACCGTACCAACGCGGCGGAAGCCGCCGTGCTGGGTACATCCAGTGTCGTGTGTCCGGCACCGTCCACCACGACCACGTGGCCGTCACCGAGTTCGCGCGCGGTCGCCTGCGCGTTCGCGAGCGGGGTGACCGGGTCGTACCGGTTGGCCAAGATCAGGGTCGGATGCTGCCGCTGCCGATTCCACGGCCCCAGATAGCGGTCGGGATCCTGCGCGGGCCAGCCAACGCACTGTGCCATCGAAAACACCGGCGCGACGCCGAAATACGGCTGCCGCTTGGCCTCGGCCGCGGCGAGCGCGGCATACTGCGCGGGGTTCTGCGGCAATTGGCTGTCGAGGCATTGCACGGCAAGGAATCCCGGAGAATGCGTCGGCACCCGCGGATCGAGCACGGGTGCGGTGTCCGCCGGGGACGGCGGCACGAGCCCGGCGAGCGTCCTGGCCAGCCGCGGCCATCGAGACGACTGGTACAGCGCACGATCGATCGTTTCCATCAGCGACGCGACCGTCATGCCGCCGACCGGTCCGTGCGTCAACCGCGCGTAGGCGGCCGCGAACTTCTGCTTCAGATCACCGCCGGCGAACGCGCATTTGGCCGGGCCGGCCGCGGTGCAGGCGGCGAAGAACGCTTCCAGTTCTTGCTGCTGGGCAGTCGCGACGTCCGCGCGCACGTCGACCGGTTTGTCTTGCTGGCCGGGCTGACCGGTCGCGTTGGCGACGAGGTCGAGCGTCCCGTCGAGCGCCATCGCGCGCAGCTTGTCCGGGAACAGGTTGGCGTAAGTGCCGCCGAGATAGGTGCCGTACGAGTAGCCGTAGTAGTTCAGCTGCTTCTCGCCCAAGGCTTGGCGCAGCAAATCCATGTCCCGCGCGACATTCGCGGTCGACAGATGCGACAACTCCGCGCCGGTGCCCGCCGCGCAGGCCTTCCCGACCGAAGCGCTGGCCGCCCAGAACGCCGCACTGTCCCGTAACGGCGAGCCAGCGGCGGCCGGCGTGCCCGGGCACCGCACCGGTGCGCTGCCGCCGATCCCGCGCGGATCGAAGCTCACCAAATCAAACCGCGCGCGCAGCTCGTCCGGATACCGCGCGCCGAACCGCGTCAGCTCGCCGACCCCGTCGGTTCCCGGCCCGCCGAAATTGATCACCAGCGAACCGACGCGATGCGCGGGATCGGCGGCAGGCATCCGGATCACCGCGAGGTTGATCTTGGCTCCGCCAGGTTCGCGGTAGCTCAACGGAACCGGCGCGGTCGCACACTGGAAAGCTCCGTGACACGGCGTCCAAGCCAGCTTCGGCACGGCGGTGCCGTTGGTGCCCAACGGAAGCGGCCCCGTCGGCGCGGACGACGCTGGCACCGGCCCGGTTTCCGCGGCCGGCGCGGAACAGGCAGCGACCAGCACGAGCAGCGCCGCACCGAGCGCCAGCCAGGACGATCGGCGAGCCCGCGGCACCGCAGGCCGGAACCTCACGCGGCGAGTTCGGCCAGGACCGCGTCGGTGAACGGCGGCCACACCTCCGCCGCCCAGGGTCCGAACGACCGGTCGGCGAGCGCGACGCAGGCGTGCCCGGCGTCCGGATCCACCCACAGGAAGGTGCCTGATTGGCCGAAGTGGCCGAACGTCCGCGGTGAACTGTTCGCGCCGGTCCAGTGCGGACTTTTGTGGTCGCGCAGCTCGAAGCCGAGCCCCCAGTCGTTCGGCTTCTGGTGCCCGAAGCCGGGCAGCACGCCGTTCAGGCCGGGGAAGGCGACCTCGGTGGCCGAGCGCAGCGTCTCGGGCGCGAGCAGCTTCGGCGCCTGCAGCTCGGCCGCGAACCGGAGCAGGTCGTCCAGTGTGGACACCGCCCCGGCGGCGGGCGAACCGTCCAACCGGGTCGCTGCCATGCCCAGCGGTTCGAACAGCGCCTCGCGCTGGTAGGTGGCGAAGTCGATGCCGGAGTGCTCGGCCAGCGCGTCAGCGAGCTCTTCGAAGCCCGCGTTGGAGTACAACCGGCGCGTACCGGGCTGGGCCATCGCTTTGTGCGCGTCGAACGCCAGACCGGAAGTGTGCGCGAGCAGATGCGCGACCGTCGAGCCTTCCGGCCCGGCCGGGGTGCCCAGATCGACGACGCCTTCCTCGACCGCGATGTGCGCGGTGTAGGCGGTGAGCAGTTTGGTGACCGACGCCAGCCGGAACGGGCGATCCGGGTCACCGTGCCTTCCGCGCACTTCGCCGGACGCGGAGACCACTCCGGCGGCGGCGTTGTCGACCGGCCATTCGTCGATCAAGCGCAGGCTCTGCATGTCCGCCAGCGTAATAGGGGACCTCCCGCGCGGATGCCCCAGTGCCGTGATGCGACGAACCGTGCGGGGCGGCTGGCGACAGCCGCCCCACACGGTCCGCGGTTTCCCCTGGAGCGGTATCGCTACTGAGCGTCGAGGTCGGTGGCGACCAGCTCGGCGACGGCCGTGATGGCCGCCTCGGCACCTTCGCCCTCGGCGCTGATGACTACCTCGTCGCCGTACGCGGCGGCGAGGGTCATCAGGTTGAGCACGCTGCCGGCTGCCACCGGTTCGCCGCCGATCTTGGCGATCTGCACGGCGACGGGCTGGGCAGCGGCCGCCTTGGCGACCAGTGCGGCCGGACGGGCGTGCAGCCCCACCTTGCTGGCCACGGTGACGCGTTTCTCCGGCATGGTGTTCCTCTCTTGCTTTTCTCGGGTCTACTTGGCGGCGGTGCGCTCGAGATCGCCTTCGACCGAGTCGTCCTCGCGGCCCGGCGTGCGCAGGTTGAACTTCGTGATGACGACGCGGAACACCACGTAGTAGATCACGGCGAAGACGAGACCGATCGGGATGAGCAGCCACGCCTTGTGGGCCGTGTCCAGCGAGGAA
This sequence is a window from Amycolatopsis benzoatilytica AK 16/65. Protein-coding genes within it:
- a CDS encoding GrpB family protein, which gives rise to MSRQQFGETEIQAAWVGEAPKLGTTITLAEYDPEWPRLYEREAARIRAALGERVVLLEHVGSTSVPGLAAKPIVDILLEVPDSDDEDNYLPDLEAAGYRLVIREPDWEKHRCFKGPDTNVNLHVHSPGNGQTERYLLFRDRLRSHPEELARYLGEKRRLAAQVWEYVQNYADAKNDVIDEIIDRARAAQYDRFGAAYAKHAATSVTNALYDRPAILSLAGPVAGKSVLDVGCAAGHLSAKLAAAGADVLGVDASEAMISLARKEFGEAARFEVADVAHPLSIPDSSIDVVTASLVLHYLEDWTATLAELRRVLRPGGLFVFSVHHPGEDWHWFERTNYFERELLDDEFPLGDLRHRVQFYRRPLSWTFDAVRDAGFAVDRLVEPEPLPKADEADPRVARSLREKPRFLYFRCEAG
- a CDS encoding HPr family phosphocarrier protein, producing MPEKRVTVASKVGLHARPAALVAKAAAAQPVAVQIAKIGGEPVAAGSVLNLMTLAAAYGDEVVISAEGEGAEAAITAVAELVATDLDAQ
- a CDS encoding D-2-hydroxyacid dehydrogenase family protein; this translates as MKIAVLDDYQNVALECADWTSLDAEIEVFSEPFAGPDEAVARLAGFDVVVAMRERTPFPAAVLDRLPALKLLVSTGRRNAAIDLDAARRNGVVVSATGALAYPTVEHAWALILAGARNLPVEFRSMREGGWQIGLGMGLRDKTLGLLGLGRLGAEVARIGLAFGMRPIAWSQHLTQERAAEHGVTAVSKEDLFAQADVLSVHLVLSERTRGLVGAAEFAAMKPSALLVNTSRGPIVDEAALVDALRRKEIAAAALDVYDVEPLPAEHPLRALDNAILTPHIGYVSRETYEVFYGGAVQDIAAFQTGSPINVLN
- a CDS encoding serine hydrolase domain-containing protein; the protein is MQSLRLIDEWPVDNAAAGVVSASGEVRGRHGDPDRPFRLASVTKLLTAYTAHIAVEEGVVDLGTPAGPEGSTVAHLLAHTSGLAFDAHKAMAQPGTRRLYSNAGFEELADALAEHSGIDFATYQREALFEPLGMAATRLDGSPAAGAVSTLDDLLRFAAELQAPKLLAPETLRSATEVAFPGLNGVLPGFGHQKPNDWGLGFELRDHKSPHWTGANSSPRTFGHFGQSGTFLWVDPDAGHACVALADRSFGPWAAEVWPPFTDAVLAELAA
- a CDS encoding alpha/beta hydrolase, with protein sequence MRFRPAVPRARRSSWLALGAALLVLVAACSAPAAETGPVPASSAPTGPLPLGTNGTAVPKLAWTPCHGAFQCATAPVPLSYREPGGAKINLAVIRMPAADPAHRVGSLVINFGGPGTDGVGELTRFGARYPDELRARFDLVSFDPRGIGGSAPVRCPGTPAAAGSPLRDSAAFWAASASVGKACAAGTGAELSHLSTANVARDMDLLRQALGEKQLNYYGYSYGTYLGGTYANLFPDKLRAMALDGTLDLVANATGQPGQQDKPVDVRADVATAQQQELEAFFAACTAAGPAKCAFAGGDLKQKFAAAYARLTHGPVGGMTVASLMETIDRALYQSSRWPRLARTLAGLVPPSPADTAPVLDPRVPTHSPGFLAVQCLDSQLPQNPAQYAALAAAEAKRQPYFGVAPVFSMAQCVGWPAQDPDRYLGPWNRQRQHPTLILANRYDPVTPLANAQATARELGDGHVVVVDGAGHTTLDVPSTAASAALVRYFADLTLPPEGTVYPPVVRAFP